In one window of Lepus europaeus isolate LE1 chromosome 14, mLepTim1.pri, whole genome shotgun sequence DNA:
- the PIGR gene encoding polymeric immunoglobulin receptor isoform X2 — MALFLLTCLLAVFSAATAQNSLLGPSSIFGPEEVNALEGDSVSITCYYPTTSVNRHSRKFWCREEESGRCVTLVSTGYTSQEYSGRGTLTDFPNKGEFVVNINGLSQDDSGSYKCGVGVNGRGLDFGVNVLVSQKIVVSPVPTVLKGFPGGSVTIRCPYNPKKDDSLMQLYLWEGSQTRHLLVDSGEGLVQKDYRGRLALFKEPGNGTFSVILNQLAAEDKGFYWCVSDNDSPWTTSVELQIVDGDPSPTIDKFSAEPGKPVEISCHFPCKYFSSEKYWCKWNEHGCEDLPAKLSSSDDIVKCNNNLVLTLTLDSVSKDDEGWYWCGAKDGDEYKEVAAVRVELTDPAKVAVNPPKAAVDPAKVAVNPVKAAPAPAEKAKAVVPSAQEKAVVPVVKEAENKVVQKPRLFAEDVAVQSAEDPASGSRASVDTGSASGQSGSAKVLISTLVPLGLVLAVGAMAVAIARARHRRNVDRVSIGSYRTDISMSDLENSREFGAIDNPSACPDARETALGGKDELATAAESTVEIEEPKKAKRSSKEEADLAYSAFLLQSNTIAAEHQDGPKEA, encoded by the exons ATGGCTCTCTTCTTGCTCACCTGCCTGCTGGCTGTCTTCTCAG CGGCCACAGCACAAAACTCCTTACTTGGTCCCAGCTCCATATTTGGTCCCGAGGAGGTGAATGCTTTGGAAGGCGACTCGGTGTCCATCACATGCTACTACCCAACAACCTCCGTCAACCGGCACAGCCGGAAGTTCTGGTGCCGGGAGGAAGAGAGCGGCCGCTGCGTGACACTCGTCTCGACCGGCTACACGTCCCAGGAATACTCCGGGAGAGGCACACTCACCGACTTCCCTAATAAAGGGGAGTTCGTGGTGAATATCAATGGACTCAGCCAGGACGACTCGGGGAGCTACAAGTGTGGCGTGGGAGTCAACGGCCGTGGCCTGGACTTCGGCGTCAACGTGCTGGTCAGCCAGA AAATCGTGGTGTCCCCTGTCCCCACCGTGTTAAAGGGCTTTCCAGGAGGCTCTGTGACCATACGCTGCCCCTACAACCCGAAGAAAGACGACAGCCTCATGCAGCTGTATCTCTGGGAAGGGAGTCAAACCCGCCATCTGCTGGTGGACAGCGGCGAGGGGCTGGTTCAGAAAGACTACAGAGGCAGGCTGGCCCTGTTCAAAGAGCCTGGCAATGGCACCTTCTCCGTCATCCTCAACCAGCTCGCTGCCGAGGATAAAGGCTTCTACTGGTGTGTCAGCGACAACGATAGTCCCTGGACGACCTCGGTGGAGCTCCAGATTGTTGACG gagATCCAAGCCCCACGATCGACAAGTTCAGTGCTGAGCCGGGAAAGCCTGTTGAGATCTCCTGCCACTTCCCATGCAAATACTTCTCCTCCGAGAAGTACTGGTGCAAGTGGAACGAACATGGCTGCGAGGACCTGCCCGCTAAGCTCAGCTCCAGCGACGACATTGTGAAATGCAATAACAACCTGGTCCTCACCCTGACCTTGGACTCGGTCAGCAAAGATGATGAGGGCTGGTACTGGTGTGGAGCGAAAGACGGGGACGAGTATAAAGAGGTTGCGGCCGTCAGGGTGGAGCTGACAG ACCCAGCCAAGGTAGCTGTCAACCCACCCAAGGCAGCTGTCGACCCAGCCAAAGTAGCAGTCAACCCAGTCAAGGCAGCCCCCGCTCCTGCTGAGAAGGCCAAGGCCGTGGTGCCCAGTGCCCAGGAGAAGGCAGTGGTACCCGTTGTCAAGGAAGCTGAGAACAAAGTCGTCCAGAAACCCCGGCTCTTCGCGGAGGATGTAGCGGTGCAGAGTGCCGAAGACCCAGCCAGTGGCAGCAGAGCGTCTGTGGATACCGGCAG TGCTTCGGGACAAAGCGGGAGTGCCAAAGTGCTGATCTCCACCCTGGtgcccctggggctggtgctggcagTGGGGGCCATGGCCGTGGCCATAGCCAGAGCCCGGCACAGGAGGAACGTGG ACCGGGTTTCCATCGGAAGCTACAGGACAGACATTAGCATGTCAGACTTGGAGAACTCCAGGGAGTTCGGAGCCATTGACAACCCAAGCGCCTGTCCCGACGCCCGGGAGACGGCCCTCGGAGGAAAGGATG AGTTAGCGACGGCCGCCGAGAGCACCGTGGAGATTGAGGAGCCCAAGAAGGCAAAACGG TCATCCAAGGAAGAAGCCGACCTGGCCTACTCAGCCTTCCTGCTCCAGTCCAACACCATAGCTGCTGAGCACCAGGACGGCCCCAAGGAGGCCTAG
- the PIGR gene encoding polymeric immunoglobulin receptor isoform X1, translated as MALFLLTCLLAVFSAATAQNSLLGPSSIFGPEEVNALEGDSVSITCYYPTTSVNRHSRKFWCREEESGRCVTLVSTGYTSQEYSGRGTLTDFPNKGEFVVNINGLSQDDSGSYKCGVGVNGRGLDFGVNVLVSQKPEADDVVVYKQYESYTVTIKCPFNYATRHLKKYFYKVENGKPVLIIDTGSKEPKDPRYKDRITLEIPSTTAEEFTVTIKHLQLSDAGQYLCQSGNNPDPDKQNVDLQLLTPELLYGNLGGSVTFECALDSEEANAVASLRQVRGGNVVVDSQGTIDPAFKGRILFKPKAENGHFSVVIAGLRKEDTGDYQCVYPDGQSGDGPIQSWQLFVNEEIVVSPVPTVLKGFPGGSVTIRCPYNPKKDDSLMQLYLWEGSQTRHLLVDSGEGLVQKDYRGRLALFKEPGNGTFSVILNQLAAEDKGFYWCVSDNDSPWTTSVELQIVDGDPSPTIDKFSAEPGKPVEISCHFPCKYFSSEKYWCKWNEHGCEDLPAKLSSSDDIVKCNNNLVLTLTLDSVSKDDEGWYWCGAKDGDEYKEVAAVRVELTDPAKVAVNPPKAAVDPAKVAVNPVKAAPAPAEKAKAVVPSAQEKAVVPVVKEAENKVVQKPRLFAEDVAVQSAEDPASGSRASVDTGSASGQSGSAKVLISTLVPLGLVLAVGAMAVAIARARHRRNVDRVSIGSYRTDISMSDLENSREFGAIDNPSACPDARETALGGKDELATAAESTVEIEEPKKAKRSSKEEADLAYSAFLLQSNTIAAEHQDGPKEA; from the exons ATGGCTCTCTTCTTGCTCACCTGCCTGCTGGCTGTCTTCTCAG CGGCCACAGCACAAAACTCCTTACTTGGTCCCAGCTCCATATTTGGTCCCGAGGAGGTGAATGCTTTGGAAGGCGACTCGGTGTCCATCACATGCTACTACCCAACAACCTCCGTCAACCGGCACAGCCGGAAGTTCTGGTGCCGGGAGGAAGAGAGCGGCCGCTGCGTGACACTCGTCTCGACCGGCTACACGTCCCAGGAATACTCCGGGAGAGGCACACTCACCGACTTCCCTAATAAAGGGGAGTTCGTGGTGAATATCAATGGACTCAGCCAGGACGACTCGGGGAGCTACAAGTGTGGCGTGGGAGTCAACGGCCGTGGCCTGGACTTCGGCGTCAACGTGCTGGTCAGCCAGA AGCCAGAGGCCGATGACGTTGTTGTTTACAAACAATATGAGAGTTATACAGTGACCATCAAGTGCCCTTTCAATTATGCAACTAGGCATCTAAAGAAGTACTTTTACAAGGTGGAAAATGGGAAACCTGTACTCATCATTGATACCGGCAGTAAGGAGCCAAAGGACCCCAGGTATAAAGACAGAATAACGTTGGAGATCCCAAGTACCACAGCAGAAGAATTCACAGTCACCATCAAGCATCTGCAGCTCAGCGATGCTGGGCAGTATCTCTGCCAGAGTGGAAACAACCCCGATCCTGATAAACAGAACGTTGACCTCCAACTGCTAACCCCTGAGCTGCTCTATGGAAACCTGGGGGGCTCGGTGACCTTTGAATGTGCCCTGGACTCTGAAGAGGCAAACGCGGTAGCATCCTTGCGCCAGGTTAGGGGTGGCAATGTGGTCGTTGACAGCCAGGGGACAATAGATCCGGCCTTCAAGGGCAGGATTCTGTTCAAACCCAAGGCTGAGAATGGCCACTTCAGTGTGGTGATCGCAGGCCTGAGGAAGGAAGACACAGGGGACTACCAGTGCGTATACCCCGATGGTCAGTCTGGGGATGGGCCCATCCAGTCTTGGCAACTCTTCGTCAATGAAG AAATCGTGGTGTCCCCTGTCCCCACCGTGTTAAAGGGCTTTCCAGGAGGCTCTGTGACCATACGCTGCCCCTACAACCCGAAGAAAGACGACAGCCTCATGCAGCTGTATCTCTGGGAAGGGAGTCAAACCCGCCATCTGCTGGTGGACAGCGGCGAGGGGCTGGTTCAGAAAGACTACAGAGGCAGGCTGGCCCTGTTCAAAGAGCCTGGCAATGGCACCTTCTCCGTCATCCTCAACCAGCTCGCTGCCGAGGATAAAGGCTTCTACTGGTGTGTCAGCGACAACGATAGTCCCTGGACGACCTCGGTGGAGCTCCAGATTGTTGACG gagATCCAAGCCCCACGATCGACAAGTTCAGTGCTGAGCCGGGAAAGCCTGTTGAGATCTCCTGCCACTTCCCATGCAAATACTTCTCCTCCGAGAAGTACTGGTGCAAGTGGAACGAACATGGCTGCGAGGACCTGCCCGCTAAGCTCAGCTCCAGCGACGACATTGTGAAATGCAATAACAACCTGGTCCTCACCCTGACCTTGGACTCGGTCAGCAAAGATGATGAGGGCTGGTACTGGTGTGGAGCGAAAGACGGGGACGAGTATAAAGAGGTTGCGGCCGTCAGGGTGGAGCTGACAG ACCCAGCCAAGGTAGCTGTCAACCCACCCAAGGCAGCTGTCGACCCAGCCAAAGTAGCAGTCAACCCAGTCAAGGCAGCCCCCGCTCCTGCTGAGAAGGCCAAGGCCGTGGTGCCCAGTGCCCAGGAGAAGGCAGTGGTACCCGTTGTCAAGGAAGCTGAGAACAAAGTCGTCCAGAAACCCCGGCTCTTCGCGGAGGATGTAGCGGTGCAGAGTGCCGAAGACCCAGCCAGTGGCAGCAGAGCGTCTGTGGATACCGGCAG TGCTTCGGGACAAAGCGGGAGTGCCAAAGTGCTGATCTCCACCCTGGtgcccctggggctggtgctggcagTGGGGGCCATGGCCGTGGCCATAGCCAGAGCCCGGCACAGGAGGAACGTGG ACCGGGTTTCCATCGGAAGCTACAGGACAGACATTAGCATGTCAGACTTGGAGAACTCCAGGGAGTTCGGAGCCATTGACAACCCAAGCGCCTGTCCCGACGCCCGGGAGACGGCCCTCGGAGGAAAGGATG AGTTAGCGACGGCCGCCGAGAGCACCGTGGAGATTGAGGAGCCCAAGAAGGCAAAACGG TCATCCAAGGAAGAAGCCGACCTGGCCTACTCAGCCTTCCTGCTCCAGTCCAACACCATAGCTGCTGAGCACCAGGACGGCCCCAAGGAGGCCTAG
- the FCAMR gene encoding high affinity immunoglobulin alpha and immunoglobulin mu Fc receptor — protein sequence MDAEAPPKPREPKVANRRAGWKKPLLLILYLLQGSSLAPAPRGSHLRSLLQVSSLPFKTHLCTVETLTPSSTLCWQEAHSFTAAHALKSPKLVSGKLGGAVTIQCHYPPVSVNKHQRKYWCRLGPPRWICYTIVSSYHYTHRLYGGRVALADFPQRGVFVVTLSRLSLDDVGSYRCGIGDRNNMLFSSMNLTLSAGGPSTVPTATAAAGELSTASRGTASTAANRWTPGTAPAIKVQGTEWERVAPTSGSSKTTPPAKGRQTPGTARTEAPGTGSQGSGPTEATAASPASPASTIRSMPKATDGVWGWGPRSSVTTRAEISEDGRVMTTTEAAKPTAEKDRVWVDLNTTGEVTGATRPSAVVSGSLAWETLQEATSLVSKQQALDATEGTSPATGMWTLGATSVDAATVEGGTDGDLDIASGDSGPQAMPSQAPAAGPGRLPGKGSSVKSALPEEASSSRILALVSTMLAALLLVALALLHRKLRRRRRRKRWRRRTSREAEKAPGITLVQMTYVLELHQDPPCVERKMLHGDSHAVQPRPIVPERDPEP from the exons GTTGCCAACCGGAGAGCAGGATGGAAAAAGCCCCTCCTCCTCATCCTGTACCTGCTACAAG GTtcttctttggcccctgcacccagaggatCCCATCTCAGAAGCCTGCTGCAGGTTAGCTCGCTCCCGTTCAAGACGCACCTCTGCACCGTGGAGACGCTCACACCTTCCTCAACCCTCTGCTGGCAGGAGGCACACTCCTTCACAG ctgcaCATGCACTAAAGAGCCCAAAGCTGGTGTCTGGGAAGCTTGGGGGAGCCGTCACTATCCAGTGCCACTATCCCCCCGTGTCGGTCAACAAGCACCAGAGGAAGTACTGGTGCCGCCTGGGACCCCCGAGGTGGATCTGCTATACCATCGTGTCCAGCTACCACTACACGCACCGTCTCTATGGCGGCCGCGTGGCTCTAGCCGACTTCCCACAGAGGGGCGTGTTTGTGGTGAcgctgtcccggttgtccctggATGACGTGGGATCCTACCGCTGCGGCATCGGAGACCGGAACAACATGCTGTTCTCCAGTATGAACCTGACCCTCTCCGCAG GTGGTCCCAGCACTGTCCCGACAGCCACTGCGGCAGCTGGTGAGCTCAGCACAGCATCCAGAGGGACGGCATCTACGGCAGCCAACAGATGGACCCCAGGAACCGCCCCGGCTATCAAAGTACAGGGGACAGAATGGGAAAGAGTTGCCCCAACTTCAGGAAGCAGCAAAACCACACCTCCAGCTAAGGGAAGACAAACcccaggaacagccaggacagaagcTCCAGGGACAGGCAGCCAGGGATCAGGTCCCACGGAGGCAACAGCTGCCTCTCCAGCGAGCCCAGCTTCAACAATCAGAAGCATGCCCAAAGCAACAGATGGTGTTTGGGGGTGGGGCCCCAGAAGCTCAGTAACAACGAGGGCTGAGATCAGCGAGGATGGGAGGGTGATGACAACTACTGAGGCCGCTAAGCCAACGGCGGAAAAAGACAGGGTCTGGGTAGATCTGAATACAACCGGGGAAGTCACAGGAGCCACAAGGCCATCGGCCGTGGTCTCAGGAAGCTTGGCCTGGGAAACTCTCCAAGAAGCAACATCACTCGTTTCTAAGCAACAAGCCCTGGATGCCACTGAAGGAACAAGCCCAGCCACGGGGATGTGGACCTTGGGAGCCACCAGCGTGGATGCAGCAACTGTGGAAGGAGGCACTGATGGAGACCTGGACATTGCCTCTGGGGACAGTGGTCCCCAGGCAATGCCAAGCCAGGCCCCAGCAGCAGGCCCCGGGAGGCTCCCTGGCAAGGGGTCTTCTGTGAAGAG CGCTCTCCCAGAAGAGGCCAGCAGCTCTCGGATCCTGGCCCTGGTCTCCACCATGCTGGCCGCGCTCCTCCTTGTGGCTCTGGCTCTGCTGCACAGGAAGctccggaggaggaggaggaggaagaggtggaggaggagaaccT CCCGGGAGGCCGAAAAGGCACCAGGGATCACCCTGGTTCAGATGACTTATGtcctggagctgcaccaggaCCCGCCCTGCGTGGAAAGGAAGATGCTCCATGGTGACTCCCATGCTGTCCAGCCCAGACCGATTGTCCCCGAGCGGGACCCAGAACCCTGA